From Candidatus Paceibacterota bacterium, a single genomic window includes:
- a CDS encoding PCRF domain-containing protein yields MLDEAKLTEYRTNHKTAFLVDQYDRLERELLSVRDMAQDPSYAPLAEEEVASIQKQQQDLILEMEKITKAEEEEEQFPNEVILEVRAGAGGEEAALFAEELVMMYERFAEKEGWQYRALDESKSSLGGYKEASVEIKGKDVYRVLRFETGVHRVQRIPATEKQGRIHTSTASVMILPVRKKKHVEINPADIEMEFSRSGGAGGQNVNKVETAVRLIHKPTGIDVRCTSERSQAQNREKALGILQAKLEQKMEEEAAGEAAKERREQVKTADRSEKVRTYNFPQDRITDHRLKKSWSNIGAILNGDLSGIVAAFQDESAEEVE; encoded by the coding sequence ATGCTCGACGAAGCAAAACTCACTGAATATCGCACAAACCACAAGACTGCATTTTTGGTTGATCAATACGATCGACTTGAGCGGGAGCTTTTGAGTGTGCGTGACATGGCACAAGATCCGTCGTACGCGCCACTCGCGGAAGAGGAGGTTGCGTCTATCCAGAAACAGCAACAAGATCTCATCCTTGAGATGGAAAAGATCACAAAAGCTGAGGAAGAGGAAGAGCAATTCCCGAATGAGGTGATTCTTGAAGTTCGTGCAGGTGCCGGCGGGGAGGAGGCCGCTCTCTTTGCGGAGGAGTTGGTGATGATGTATGAGCGTTTTGCGGAGAAGGAGGGCTGGCAATATCGCGCGCTCGATGAATCGAAGAGCTCGCTCGGTGGCTACAAAGAGGCGTCTGTTGAGATCAAAGGGAAAGACGTGTACCGTGTTCTCCGATTTGAGACCGGTGTGCACCGTGTGCAACGTATCCCGGCTACCGAGAAGCAGGGGCGCATTCATACCTCAACAGCCTCGGTTATGATCCTGCCGGTGCGCAAGAAGAAACATGTTGAGATCAATCCGGCGGATATTGAGATGGAGTTCTCGCGCTCCGGTGGTGCCGGCGGGCAGAATGTGAACAAGGTCGAAACAGCAGTGCGGCTCATTCACAAACCGACCGGTATTGACGTCCGCTGTACTTCAGAGCGTTCACAGGCACAGAACCGCGAGAAAGCACTCGGAATACTTCAAGCAAAGCTTGAACAAAAAATGGAAGAAGAGGCAGCGGGGGAAGCTGCAAAAGAGAGAAGAGAGCAGGTGAAAACAGCTGACCGTTCAGAGAAGGTGCGCACATACAACTTCCCGCAGGACCGTATCACCGACCATCGCCTCAAGAAGTCGTGGTCAAACATCGGCGCCATCCTTAATGGCGATCTTTCAGGGATTGTTGCGGCTTTTCAGGATGAGTCGGCAGAAGAGGTGGAGTAA
- a CDS encoding D-glycerate dehydrogenase: protein MKVFVTRRIPEAGITLLREAGYEVLVSEKDGVLTRNELIAALKADEYDAVLSLLTDTIDAEVFDAAPGVKIFANYAVGYNNIDLDEAKKRDITVTNTPGVLSDTVAEHTIALMLSITSRIAEGDRFVRAGKYDSWAPMLLLGTDLKGKTLGVMGAGRIGTRVAHFASRGLDMNVIYYDIKRNENIEKEYGAVFKETPEELLKEADVVTVHVPLLESTEHLINKERLDMMKRSAYLVNSSRGPVIDESALVEALKGGVIKGAALDVFENEPTLAPGLAELENVVLTPHIASATEETRGAMSEMAARSIIDFLSGKTPEHIVV, encoded by the coding sequence ATGAAGGTATTTGTAACAAGAAGGATTCCTGAAGCGGGTATTACACTTCTCAGAGAGGCAGGGTATGAGGTTTTGGTAAGCGAGAAAGACGGTGTCTTGACCCGTAATGAGCTCATTGCAGCGCTCAAGGCAGACGAGTATGACGCAGTGCTTTCGCTCCTCACCGACACGATCGACGCTGAGGTCTTTGATGCAGCACCCGGGGTGAAGATCTTTGCGAACTACGCGGTTGGCTACAACAACATCGACCTCGACGAGGCAAAAAAACGCGACATTACGGTCACCAACACCCCCGGCGTACTCTCTGACACAGTTGCCGAGCACACAATCGCACTCATGCTCTCGATCACCTCGCGTATTGCTGAGGGAGACCGGTTCGTGCGTGCCGGCAAGTATGACAGCTGGGCACCAATGCTGCTCCTCGGGACAGACCTTAAAGGCAAAACGCTTGGTGTTATGGGTGCGGGGCGTATTGGCACGCGCGTTGCACACTTTGCGTCACGCGGACTTGATATGAATGTTATCTACTACGATATCAAACGAAATGAAAATATTGAGAAGGAGTATGGTGCGGTATTCAAAGAAACGCCTGAGGAGCTTCTCAAAGAAGCGGACGTGGTCACGGTGCATGTGCCCCTTCTTGAGTCGACCGAGCACCTTATAAACAAGGAGCGTCTCGATATGATGAAGCGAAGTGCGTACCTGGTAAACTCCTCACGCGGACCGGTTATTGATGAGAGTGCGCTCGTTGAGGCACTTAAAGGCGGAGTTATCAAAGGAGCGGCACTTGATGTGTTTGAGAATGAGCCCACGCTTGCGCCTGGCTTGGCAGAGCTTGAGAATGTGGTCCTCACACCACATATTGCCTCGGCTACCGAGGAGACCCGCGGTGCAATGTCTGAGATGGCTGCGCGGAGCATTATTGACTTTCTTTCAGGGAAGACCCCGGAGCATATTGTTGTGTAA
- a CDS encoding carbohydrate kinase family protein: MENTEQLDFVGLGDITTDAFIRLEDARVNCTIDEDACQLCMDFGSKIPYESATIVPAVGNSPNAAVSAHRLGLRSALITSLGDDRNGEEMLAQLKKEGVSDEFITVEKGVESNYHYVLLYDAERTILVKHHEYQYKLPEFKTPPRWIYLSSLGENSIPYHHEIAKYVKDHPEVNLAFQPGTFQIKLGADTLKDIYEVSALFFCNKQEAQKILQTDSEDIEELLEGIRTLGPKIAVVTDGPKGAFASDGTESWKMPMYPDPAPPVDRTGAGDSFSSTVTAMLAAGMSLPEALARGPINSMSVVQQIGAQAGLLSRDEIERHLANAPVDYVVTKL; the protein is encoded by the coding sequence ATGGAAAATACTGAGCAACTCGACTTCGTCGGTCTTGGAGACATCACCACCGACGCCTTTATACGCCTAGAGGACGCGCGCGTGAATTGCACAATAGATGAAGATGCGTGTCAGCTCTGTATGGACTTTGGTTCAAAGATCCCGTACGAATCAGCAACAATAGTGCCCGCCGTTGGAAACTCCCCAAATGCAGCCGTCAGCGCGCATAGACTCGGTCTCCGCTCTGCTCTCATCACCTCTCTCGGAGATGACAGAAATGGCGAGGAGATGCTCGCACAACTCAAAAAAGAAGGGGTGAGCGATGAATTTATAACCGTCGAGAAAGGTGTGGAATCAAACTACCACTATGTTCTTCTGTACGATGCAGAACGTACGATCCTGGTAAAGCACCATGAGTATCAATACAAACTCCCTGAGTTCAAGACTCCACCACGATGGATCTACCTCTCCTCGCTCGGTGAAAACTCTATCCCCTACCATCATGAGATCGCAAAGTATGTGAAAGACCACCCCGAAGTGAATCTCGCCTTCCAGCCAGGCACTTTCCAGATTAAGCTCGGTGCCGATACACTCAAGGACATCTACGAAGTATCTGCGCTCTTCTTCTGCAACAAACAAGAAGCACAAAAGATACTTCAGACGGATTCTGAAGATATAGAGGAGCTCCTCGAAGGTATTCGCACACTTGGCCCAAAGATCGCCGTTGTCACTGACGGTCCTAAAGGAGCGTTTGCTTCTGATGGCACGGAGAGCTGGAAGATGCCAATGTACCCTGACCCGGCCCCGCCGGTTGACCGCACCGGCGCTGGTGACTCATTCTCTTCAACGGTCACTGCGATGCTTGCTGCGGGGATGTCGCTCCCTGAGGCGCTCGCGCGCGGTCCAATCAACTCCATGTCAGTCGTCCAGCAGATCGGCGCGCAGGCGGGGCTCCTCTCACGAGATGAGATTGAGCGCCACCTCGCCAATGCACCGGTTGATTATGTGGTCACTAAGCTCTAA
- a CDS encoding class II fructose-bisphosphate aldolase translates to MKTLRECIADAETKKVALGHFNVSDTEQLHAIVRAARELDVPVIIGTSEGERDFVGVRQAAVLVKSMREEFDHPIFLNADHTYSFERCKEAIDAGYDAVIFDGVKLSLEENIAETRRVVEYARSVNPEIIVEGEIGYIGTSSKMLDELPEGVDPEGAVTTEEEIGRYVAETGVDLVAPAVGNLHGMLKSGKNPELNIEQITKLHEAGGVPLVLHGGSGISDEDFVAAIEAGISTVHINTEIRVAYRKGIEAGLKENPGEIAPYRFMKQGVEGVREVVEQRLKLFNRM, encoded by the coding sequence ATGAAAACACTACGAGAGTGCATAGCAGACGCTGAGACGAAGAAGGTCGCTCTCGGGCATTTCAACGTTTCTGACACCGAACAACTCCACGCAATCGTCAGGGCAGCGCGTGAGCTCGATGTGCCGGTCATTATTGGGACATCTGAGGGCGAGCGTGATTTTGTTGGGGTGCGCCAGGCGGCAGTACTTGTTAAGAGTATGCGGGAAGAATTTGACCACCCTATTTTTCTCAATGCTGACCACACCTACTCATTTGAACGATGTAAGGAAGCGATCGACGCGGGGTATGACGCGGTCATATTTGACGGGGTGAAGCTCTCTCTTGAGGAGAATATTGCTGAGACCAGGAGGGTGGTCGAATACGCGCGAAGCGTGAACCCTGAGATAATAGTCGAGGGTGAGATCGGTTATATCGGCACTTCGTCAAAGATGCTCGACGAGCTCCCCGAGGGAGTTGATCCGGAGGGCGCGGTGACAACAGAAGAAGAGATCGGGCGATACGTTGCAGAGACAGGGGTTGATCTTGTGGCACCGGCTGTTGGCAATCTTCACGGTATGCTCAAGAGCGGGAAAAATCCGGAACTCAACATCGAGCAGATCACAAAGCTGCACGAAGCGGGTGGTGTACCGTTGGTGCTTCATGGTGGCTCAGGTATCTCGGACGAAGACTTTGTCGCGGCAATCGAAGCGGGTATCTCGACCGTACACATCAACACTGAGATCCGCGTTGCATATCGAAAGGGAATCGAGGCGGGCCTTAAAGAAAATCCTGGTGAGATCGCGCCATATCGCTTTATGAAGCAGGGTGTTGAAGGTGTTCGAGAGGTGGTTGAGCAACGCCTCAAACTCTTTAACCGAATGTAG
- a CDS encoding helix-turn-helix domain-containing protein, with translation MPHVSKKDIDERITQKLDQHFTHLLRNSGSRTRVDIFNELLTETERTMLAKRLGMLLLIRKGYSSYKISQVLGVSPSTAERFSLLEEIGKYKHTSNWMWKQSREGSLEALFESLVNLTFTGRTRSFKKSVDEY, from the coding sequence ATGCCGCATGTGTCAAAGAAAGACATCGACGAGCGCATCACACAAAAGCTCGATCAACATTTTACACACCTGCTTCGCAATAGCGGGTCACGTACTCGTGTCGATATATTCAACGAACTCTTAACGGAGACCGAACGCACCATGCTTGCAAAGCGTCTCGGGATGCTCTTGTTGATACGAAAAGGGTATTCCTCATACAAAATATCGCAGGTGCTTGGCGTGAGCCCTTCAACAGCAGAGCGATTCTCACTTTTAGAAGAAATTGGCAAGTATAAGCACACATCCAATTGGATGTGGAAGCAGAGTAGAGAAGGGTCTCTTGAAGCGCTTTTTGAATCTCTCGTCAATCTCACGTTTACTGGACGCACACGCTCGTTCAAGAAGTCTGTTGATGAATACTGA
- the cfa gene encoding cyclopropane fatty acyl phospholipid synthase, protein MKSEEKGKELLAHAGIEVGGNKPWDIQVKDPRFFRRVLAEGPLALGESYMDGWWDAESLDMFFDKVLSAELEKKIITPSLMLHILRAKFVNLQSPKRAFKVGEEHYDVGNDLYRRMLDSRMVYTCGYWRDANTLDEAQEAKLDLVCRKLGLMKGQRILDIGCGWGSFAKFAAERYGVEVVGITISKEQKNLAEESVKGLPVEIRLQDYREMNEQFDHIVSIGMFEHVGRKNYREYMEVAHRNLKDGGMFLLHTIGGNRSAHTTDPWIEKYIFPGGMLPSITQIGESIEGLFVMEDWHNFGTDYDTTLMHWFKNFDAHWSDIKDHYGERFYRMWKYYLMMSAGSFRSRKNQLWQITLSKGGVRGGYQSVR, encoded by the coding sequence ATGAAAAGTGAAGAGAAAGGGAAGGAGCTGCTTGCGCATGCGGGCATTGAGGTGGGTGGCAATAAGCCGTGGGACATTCAGGTTAAAGACCCTCGGTTCTTTCGTCGTGTGCTCGCTGAGGGGCCGCTCGCGCTTGGCGAGAGCTACATGGACGGTTGGTGGGATGCTGAGTCACTTGATATGTTCTTTGATAAGGTGCTCTCCGCTGAACTTGAGAAAAAGATCATTACACCATCCCTAATGCTACACATATTGCGCGCCAAGTTTGTGAACTTACAGAGTCCGAAACGCGCCTTTAAGGTGGGGGAGGAGCATTACGACGTTGGGAATGATTTATATCGACGCATGCTTGATTCACGCATGGTCTATACGTGTGGATACTGGAGAGATGCGAACACCCTTGATGAAGCGCAGGAAGCAAAGCTTGACCTTGTGTGTCGTAAATTAGGCCTTATGAAAGGGCAGCGTATTTTGGATATTGGTTGTGGATGGGGAAGTTTTGCGAAGTTTGCCGCCGAGCGTTACGGTGTCGAGGTGGTCGGGATCACTATCTCTAAAGAACAGAAGAACCTTGCTGAGGAGAGTGTGAAGGGTCTCCCGGTCGAGATCCGGCTTCAGGATTACCGAGAGATGAATGAGCAATTTGACCACATTGTTTCGATCGGTATGTTTGAACACGTAGGGCGTAAGAATTATCGCGAGTACATGGAGGTTGCACACCGAAACCTTAAAGATGGTGGCATGTTCTTGCTCCACACTATCGGCGGGAACAGGTCGGCGCACACAACCGATCCATGGATCGAGAAGTATATCTTTCCTGGTGGCATGTTGCCGTCCATTACGCAGATCGGGGAGTCGATTGAGGGACTTTTTGTTATGGAAGATTGGCATAATTTTGGTACAGATTATGACACAACTCTCATGCATTGGTTCAAAAATTTTGACGCGCATTGGAGTGATATTAAAGACCACTATGGCGAACGTTTTTATCGTATGTGGAAATATTACCTTATGATGTCAGCCGGATCGTTTCGTTCGCGCAAGAACCAGCTTTGGCAGATCACGCTCTCCAAAGGAGGAGTTCGTGGTGGGTATCAGTCGGTACGCTAA
- a CDS encoding 50S ribosomal protein L25: protein MTETLQVRVREGKKSLKELRGGKEMPAVFYGPKEEATPIALEVDAFKKLWKEAGESTVIELKGDGIDKEVLIQDVDFHPVTGEPRHADFYVMEKGKKVTVKVPIEFVGVAPAVKELGGILVKVLHEIEIEVMPKDLPQHIEVDVEVLKDFESHILAKDVAIPESATLITNEEEAVALVNEAKEEKEEETSEASIEDIEVERKGKKEEEETPTE from the coding sequence ATGACAGAGACACTACAAGTCCGAGTGCGAGAGGGGAAGAAAAGCCTCAAAGAACTCCGTGGCGGCAAGGAAATGCCCGCGGTCTTTTATGGTCCCAAGGAGGAGGCAACACCGATTGCACTTGAGGTGGATGCGTTCAAGAAACTTTGGAAAGAAGCAGGAGAATCAACCGTCATTGAACTGAAAGGTGATGGAATTGATAAAGAGGTGCTCATTCAGGACGTTGATTTTCATCCGGTAACTGGTGAGCCACGCCACGCAGATTTTTATGTAATGGAGAAGGGTAAGAAAGTGACAGTGAAGGTGCCGATCGAGTTCGTTGGTGTTGCACCAGCAGTGAAGGAGCTCGGTGGTATTTTGGTGAAGGTGCTTCATGAGATCGAGATTGAGGTTATGCCAAAAGACCTTCCGCAGCATATCGAGGTTGATGTTGAGGTACTCAAAGACTTTGAGAGTCATATTCTTGCAAAGGACGTTGCTATACCCGAGAGCGCAACGCTTATAACCAACGAAGAGGAGGCTGTTGCTCTGGTGAACGAGGCGAAGGAGGAGAAAGAAGAGGAAACTTCCGAGGCATCTATTGAAGATATTGAGGTGGAGCGGAAAGGAAAGAAAGAAGAGGAAGAAACACCTACTGAATAA
- a CDS encoding type B 50S ribosomal protein L31: protein MKKDIHPEQYRKVIFADSSSGERFLIGSTVATDATDTWTDGKEYPLCTVEISSASHPFYTGKEKVMDTAGRVEKFKARAAAAQGSKK from the coding sequence ATGAAAAAGGATATCCATCCGGAACAGTATCGAAAAGTCATCTTCGCTGACAGCTCAAGCGGGGAGCGGTTTCTTATTGGTTCAACCGTAGCCACTGATGCAACTGATACGTGGACTGATGGAAAGGAATATCCACTCTGCACGGTAGAGATCTCAAGTGCCTCACACCCATTCTACACTGGAAAAGAAAAGGTTATGGATACTGCGGGGCGAGTCGAGAAGTTTAAAGCACGAGCTGCTGCGGCTCAGGGTTCGAAGAAATAA